The DNA segment ATGGCTGAAGAGGTACCAGAGGCCGGTTGCGGCGAAATGGAAGCCGGGGCCGCCGACAAGATATGTACCTTCGTCGGCCCAGTCGTCGCGGAGGGCCTGGTGGTCCTCGAAGTTGTCCGCGATATCGTCATCGGCGCCGCTTGCATGCATGGCGATGCTGGCACCGCCGGCCATGAGCAGAGCGTTGACGTAGTCCGGGTTGTCGAGGATTTCCACTGTGTTCTCCTCGATAACGTCCGGCAGGGTCCATATATCGTCCCAGAGGGCATCGAGGGGTTTTACTTCGTCGAAGCTGGCCTGATAATCTTCATCGAGCAGACTGCCTGACTGGGTGTTTTCCTGTGTGCCAGCAAATACGGGTGTTGCGGTGACTAAGATTACTATCAGCAAAGCTATGCAATGTTTCATAATTGCTCCTCCGGTTGGAACAGGTTATTCCCATTCTATCGTTGCGGGCGGCTTGGACGATATGTCGTAGCAGACACGATTGACGCCGCGAACTTCGTTGATGATCCTGCTGGAAATGGTTCCCAGCACCTCGAAAGGTATGTGCGAGAAATCGGCGGTCATGAAGTCGGTCGTTTCGACGGCACGGATGGCGATGACGCTCTCGTAGCTGCGTTCGTCGCCCATGACGCCTACGGTACCGACGGGCAGAAGCACCGCGAGTGCCTGTGATATGCTTCTGTAGAGTCCTGCAGCCTTGATCTCTTCGATAGCTATTGCGTCGGCTTCGCGGAGGACAGCGAGTCTTTCGCGGGTTATTTCACCGATGACGCGTACGGCAAGGCCCGGTCCGGGGAAAGGATGGCGCCAGACCATATCTTCGGGCAGGCCGAGGTATTCACCGACGAGCCTGACCTCGTCCTTGAAGAGGTCGCGAAGTGGTTCGACAAGCTTGAATCCGAGTTTTTCCGGCAGGCCGCCTACGTTATGGTGCAGCTTGATATTTGCTGCGAGGTTGCCGTCCTTGTTGCCGGACTCGATGACGTCGGGGTAGAGGGTGCCCTGGGCGAGGAACTCAGCGTTTTCGATCTTGTCAGCTTCGCTCTTGAAGGCGGCAATGAATTCTGCGCCGATTATTCTGCGTTTTTTCTGCGGGTCGGTAACGCCTGCGAGCTGGTCGAGGAACTGGTCGCTCCAGTCGACGACGTGCAGGTCCATGTGGAAGTGGCCGCTGAACATCTGGACGACGCCCTCACGCTCGTTCTTGCGGAGAAGGCCGTTGTCGACGAAGATACAAACAAGCTGATCGCCGATGGCTTTGTGCAGCAGTGCAGCGGTAACGGCGGAATCGACGCCGCCGCTGAGGCCGCAGATGACCTTTGAATCACCGACCTGGTTGCGGACCTTTTCGATGGTTTCTTCGACGAAGTCGCTCATCTGCCAGTTGCCTGCACAGCCGCAGATGTCGTAGATGAAATTCTGCAGTATGTCGTTGCCGCAGGGCGTGTGGGTGACCTCGGGGTGGAACTGAACGCCGAAGAATTTGCCGTCCTTGTGTCTTACCGCGCCGTAGGGGCATGTTGGTGTTTCGGCGAGCGACTCGAAATCGTCATTGAGCTCGTTGACCTGGTCGCCGTGACTCATCCATACCGTGGTCGACTCGGGTACGCCCTTGAAGAGGTCCTGATCGTTGACGACTTTGAGTTTGGTGCGGCCGTACTCACGGCTCCTGGCGGGCTGGATGTCGCCGCCGAGTATCTTACAGCCTATCTGCATGCCGTAGCAGATGCCGAGGACGGGGACGCCGAGCTCGAATATTTTGGGATCGCAGGAGGGGGCGTTTTCCGCGTAGACGCTTTTTGGTCCGCCTGAGAGGATGACGCCTTTTACACCGAGCTGTGCAAGTTTGGCGGCGGGGACGTCGGGCTGGTAGATTACCGAATAAACTTTCTGTTCCCGTACTCTGCGGGCGATGAGCTGGCCGTACTGGCTGCCGAAATCGATTATGGCGATTGTCTCACGTGACATTTTGTTCTCTTACAAGTTATGTTGCTAGTTTAACGTCGGGCGACAGATCAACTGTCGTATTCCGCGGCTGAGTAGTTCGGTGATTCTTTGGTTATCATGATATCGTGCGGGTGCGATTCGTGGATGGTCGCAGCGCTGACCTTTACGAATTGTGCGCGGTCCTGCAGTTCGGGGATGGTTCGTGTGCCGCAGTATCCCATGCCTGCACGGAGTCCGCCGACGAGCTGATATAGGAAGGTACTGAGCGGGCCCTTGTAGGGGACGCGTCCTTCGACGCCCTCGGGGACGAGTTTTTCCTTGCCTGTGTCGCTCTTTTGGCCGTAGCGGTCGGCAGAGCCTTTGACCATTGCGCCGAGCGAGCCCATGCCTCGATATTCCTTGAACTGTCTGCCTTTGTAGATAACGGTTTGGCCGGGGCTTTCGGCGAGTCCTGCGAAAAGTGAGCCGAGCATGACGCTAGAGGCACCTGAGGCGATAGCTTTTGTGATGTCGCCGCTGTTTCGGATGCCGCCGTCTGCTATGACGGGTGCGCCGTACTGTTTGGCGACTTCGACAACGTCCATGACGGCTGATATCTGGGGGACGCCAACGCCGCTGATGACGCGTGTGGTGCATATTGCGCCTGGGCCGATACCGACCTTTACCGCGTCTGCGCCGGCTTCGAGCAGGTCCTTCGCTGCCTGTTTGGTGGCGATGTTGCCTGCGATGACGTCGATGTCATAGTTTTTCTTGGTCCATTTGACGGTTTCGATTACGTTTTCGCTGTGGCCGTGGGCGGTGTCGACGACGATGACGTCTGCTTCGGCTTCGATGAGTGCTTCGATGCGATCGAAATTCTTGACGCCTACGGCTGCACCGACTCTGAGCCTACCGCGATCGTCGCGGACGGAGAGCGGGTACTGCTCGACGCGGTAGACGTCTCGCATGGTGATGAGGCCGGCGAGCTCGTTCTTGTCGTTAACGAGAAGGAGCTTTTCGACCTTGTGGCGTCTTAGAAGTTCCTTGGCCTGTTCCAGATCGGTGTCGGCTGAGGCGGTGACGAGGTTGTTCTTTGTCATTACCGTGTCGATCTTGGCTGAGTCGTCGGTGAGGAACCTGAGGTCGCGGCGGGTGAGAATGCCGGCGAGTTTGCGGTTTTCGGTAATGATCGGGATTCCCGAGACGTTCTGTTCGTCCATGACCTGTTTGGCACGGCTGACGGTGTCTGCGGGGCTGAGGGTGACGGGGTCCTGTATTATGCCGTTCTCGCTGCGTTTTACCTTTGCGACCTCTCGCTGCTGGAGCTCGACGGGCAGGTTTTTGTGTATGATACCGATGCCGCCCTCCTGAGCGATGGCTATGGCGAGGGAGGACTCGGTAACGGTGTCCATTGCAGCCGAGATCATTGGGATATTGATCCGGACGTTTTTGGTGAGCTGTGTCGACGTATCGGCTTCGCTTGGCACAAAGTCACTGCGAGCCGGTATCAGCAGGACGTCATCAAAGGTTATACCTTCAGCAACAATCTTGTCGCCACGCATAGAAAATCTCCCTGAAAGAATGATAGAATTGCGTAGTATAGTCTGTGAAGCGGTGTCAGTCAAACGTAATTGCACTCAGGAAACACAAATCAAGCACTATGACGAAATTGCTTGTCGTCTTAATCTATTAACACGTGCCGTATGTCCAAAACCGCGATATCAGTACTGTTATCGGCCCGCCGCGGCGATGGCGTCTTTGAGATCGAGTGTACCTTCGTAGAGGGCCCTGCCGACGATGGCCCCTTCGACCTGCAGCGGAGCGAGTTTTTTGATGTCTTCGAGGGTCGTGACTCCGCCGGAGGCGATTACGGGGACGCTGACGGCGGCGGCGAGCTCTCCTGTGCGTTCGAAATTGGGTCCGGCCATCATGCCGTCCTTGCTGATGTCGGTGTAGATGATGGCCGCGATGGGCATATGGGCGGCCTGCTTTGCGAATTCGAGCAAGGAGTGTGAGCCTTCCTGTGTCCAGCCCTCGATGGCGACCTTCGAGCCGCGTGCATCGAGACCGAGGACGAGCTTGTTGGGGTATTTTTCGACCATCTGGGTGAACCAGCCGAAATCGTTTACTGCTCGGGTGCCGATGATGACGCGGTCGACGCCTGCGTTGAGCATACGTTTGATGGAATCTTCGTCGCGGATGCCGCCGCCGACTTCGACCTTGAGGCCGAGATCGGCGTTGACGATTGCGGCGATGGTGTCGGCGTTGACGGATTTGCCTATTTTCGCGCCGTCGAGGTCGACCACGTGGAGCCATTGGGCGCCGGCCTGCCTGAATTCGGCTGCCTGATCGACGGGGTTGTCCCTGTAGACCATCTGTTTGTGGTAGTCGCCCTGGATGAGCCGAACGCACTTGCCGTCCATTAAATCAATTGCAGGCAGAATATACATAGCGGTAACCTTTTTGAAAACGTTCTCGACTGTTTATTGAGCCGGATTTTAGAAAGAAAGGCCGAGGTTTTCAAATGGTAAATGCGAATATTTCTTATCTGAGGTGCAGTTAAGCATAAAAAATTATCAGGAAATATTTTGGAGCACCCAATTGCACCGCCACAGAATTTAACAGCCGCGCCTCCGACGAACTATTTGGAGGGTCCATTCTCGGCGGACTGTGAAATTATGCGGCTCGAGAGTACGGTTAATGGTTGGTGATGTGCTGGGGTGTTGGTTTCGTTGGCTGGAATCAAAAAAAAGGACCTGGAAACGAATCCAGGTCCTCTACAGATAAACCAAGTGCTCTGTTTTAGAAGGTGTACTGAACGTTGAATCTTGCGAACAGGCCGTGGTCACGGCTGTTGTCTGCGTAGAAGTCGCCCGGTACGAAGTAGTCAACCAGGAAGTGAGCGTTGAGCTGGGCACAGCAGCGATACTTGAGGTAAGCGGTGAACATCTGGCCGCGGAACCTGCCGCTGCCGTATGTCGGGAAACCGCCGCCACCGGTTGCACCTGCTGCCAAGGTGTTGTCGTCGGCCCAGTAGAGGTTGTAGAGAGTTTCGAGTGACCATTTCTCGTGGGGCTTGAAGTAGTGGCCGAAGCCGAGGCGGTGGAAATTGGTCATCTGGCCGAGGTTTCCGCTTTCGCCTACCCAGACGTAGATTGGGAGGTCGCCGCCGCGCTGTGCCTGCGGGTAGTCACCCCAGAGTGTGTCGAAGGCCTCATCGTTGCCGGTACCGGGACGGTCGCCGGAGAGATATTCATAATCCATGAAGACGGCGCTTTGACATTCGTTGTTGAAGCTGTACTTGAGGCGGCCGTTGAATGCCATGGCGTTGAGGTCGGTCTGACCCTTCTGGCCGAACTGCTTTGCGAGTTCAGCACGGTATGACCAGTTCTGGTCGATCGCGTCCTGGAGGGCACCGCCGAATGTGTGGATCTCGGCGTTGGGGACAGTTGCTGCTGCTCGGGGAGACCTACGGTCCTCTTTGTAGATGTAGTATGCTTCGGTCTGGGCCTTGGGGCCGAGTTTGTTGGTCCAGTAGACGATCGCGCCGCGTTCATCCTGACCCTGGGTGAAGTGGCGTGCATCGTTGTAGCTGAATGGTTTGAGCCATTTATTTTCTTTGTCGTAGTTCTGAACGTAGATCAGGTCGAGCTTGTCGCCCTCGTCCTGCAGGTCGTAGGTTGCGCGAACTGCGTCGAAGTGGATCGTTCTGGAACCGTCGGCGGGTGTGCCTTCGAGTACGAGCCAGCCGTTGCCGAGAATGATGTCCTGGCGACCGACGACGATGGTCAGGGGCATATCGAAGGCGTTTCTGAACGTGAAGTTCAGGCGGTCAAACAGGACCTCGTCAAATTCGGTTGACTGGGGCCTGGTGCTTGGTTTTTCCCAGGTGAAGAATTCCCAGACCAGACGGGTGTTGAGGTCAACATCCGGCGAAAGGTTGAACTTGCCGGACATGCGGGTACGATATCGCTGGTAATGTGCGTAGTTGTCAGCGGCGGGAAAATCTTTATCGAGTGTTGTGTAATTTTCAGCGTAAACCTCACGGAAGCGGAAATCGAGGCCAAGCTCTACGCCTTCGGTTGGGTTATGGAACTTGTCGAGCCAGTCAGCATCGTAGAACATGTGGGTATGGGGTGCGGGGATGTCCTCGCCGGTATACTGGGTTACCTGCTCGGAGGCTTGCTGGCCTGTCTTGACGGCTTCTTGTTTTTCGTCGGCGGCAAATGCAGGGACAGTGAGCATTGCCGCGACAACGACTAGACACAGAATTTTCAAGGCAAACTTCATTTTTTTACTCCTTCACAAAGTTCAAAGCACCGGCCGTGCAGTCCGTTTAACGGCCTTTTACAAAGTATCGGTTACGTTTTTGAATTACTTTAGTTTAACTGCTTGCGCCAAAACACTTATCCAGATGTTCTTCTTTAGGGGGTGCGGTGAATATAGACACTGCGATAGCGACTATGATGGCGATGGGCAAGGCGACGACAACGGGGTCGACGACTGACCAGTTAGGTTTGTCGAGCAGCAGGGAATGCTTTTCGAAGAGTGCATGGCAGACGCCGAGTGCGCGGGCTTCCTTGTCTTTTATGAACATCAGCCAGAACATGGTGATGAGGAAACCGGTGAGCATGGAGGCGATGGCGCCGGCTCGGGTAATCTTCTTGAAGAACAGGCCGCCGACGAATGCAGGGAGGAATGCGCTTGCGCAGAGGCCGAAGAATATGGCGGTTGCACGGGCGATGAAATAGCCGCCGCGGAGGTAATTGCTTATGATGACGGCGTAGACGATGCCGATGACGATGCCGATGCGGGTAATGTTCATGCTGGATTTTTTGCTGTGGCTGACCTGCTCGTAAACGTCCCTGCCAATACTGGTACCGACGGCGTGGAACTGGCTGGAGAGTGTGCTCATGGCTGCTGAGAGGAGTGTGAGGAGAAAGATGAGGCCGAACCAGCCGGGCATTGCGCGGGTGACGTAGATGGGTATGATGCTGCCGGAGTTGAACATCCAGTCGCCGCCTGCGCCTTTGACTACGGAGCGGAGGAATGAGGTTGCGCGGGGGTGGATGATGGCTGTGCCGTCGGGCTGCTGGTCGATTTTTGCGTTGGGCATTAGCTTGGAGAACGGGATGGTCTTGCCGTTGTCGAGAGTGACGTCGTAGCCCTTGCCGATGAGGTTTATGTCGGCGATCTCGTCGCCGTCGGTGTCGACGTGGAGGAGTTGACATGGGATCTGTTTGAGGATGCCGCGTTC comes from the Anaerohalosphaera lusitana genome and includes:
- the guaA gene encoding glutamine-hydrolyzing GMP synthase, producing MSRETIAIIDFGSQYGQLIARRVREQKVYSVIYQPDVPAAKLAQLGVKGVILSGGPKSVYAENAPSCDPKIFELGVPVLGICYGMQIGCKILGGDIQPARSREYGRTKLKVVNDQDLFKGVPESTTVWMSHGDQVNELNDDFESLAETPTCPYGAVRHKDGKFFGVQFHPEVTHTPCGNDILQNFIYDICGCAGNWQMSDFVEETIEKVRNQVGDSKVICGLSGGVDSAVTAALLHKAIGDQLVCIFVDNGLLRKNEREGVVQMFSGHFHMDLHVVDWSDQFLDQLAGVTDPQKKRRIIGAEFIAAFKSEADKIENAEFLAQGTLYPDVIESGNKDGNLAANIKLHHNVGGLPEKLGFKLVEPLRDLFKDEVRLVGEYLGLPEDMVWRHPFPGPGLAVRVIGEITRERLAVLREADAIAIEEIKAAGLYRSISQALAVLLPVGTVGVMGDERSYESVIAIRAVETTDFMTADFSHIPFEVLGTISSRIINEVRGVNRVCYDISSKPPATIEWE
- the guaB gene encoding IMP dehydrogenase; translated protein: MRGDKIVAEGITFDDVLLIPARSDFVPSEADTSTQLTKNVRINIPMISAAMDTVTESSLAIAIAQEGGIGIIHKNLPVELQQREVAKVKRSENGIIQDPVTLSPADTVSRAKQVMDEQNVSGIPIITENRKLAGILTRRDLRFLTDDSAKIDTVMTKNNLVTASADTDLEQAKELLRRHKVEKLLLVNDKNELAGLITMRDVYRVEQYPLSVRDDRGRLRVGAAVGVKNFDRIEALIEAEADVIVVDTAHGHSENVIETVKWTKKNYDIDVIAGNIATKQAAKDLLEAGADAVKVGIGPGAICTTRVISGVGVPQISAVMDVVEVAKQYGAPVIADGGIRNSGDITKAIASGASSVMLGSLFAGLAESPGQTVIYKGRQFKEYRGMGSLGAMVKGSADRYGQKSDTGKEKLVPEGVEGRVPYKGPLSTFLYQLVGGLRAGMGYCGTRTIPELQDRAQFVKVSAATIHESHPHDIMITKESPNYSAAEYDS
- the hisA gene encoding 1-(5-phosphoribosyl)-5-[(5-phosphoribosylamino)methylideneamino]imidazole-4-carboxamide isomerase, whose amino-acid sequence is MYILPAIDLMDGKCVRLIQGDYHKQMVYRDNPVDQAAEFRQAGAQWLHVVDLDGAKIGKSVNADTIAAIVNADLGLKVEVGGGIRDEDSIKRMLNAGVDRVIIGTRAVNDFGWFTQMVEKYPNKLVLGLDARGSKVAIEGWTQEGSHSLLEFAKQAAHMPIAAIIYTDISKDGMMAGPNFERTGELAAAVSVPVIASGGVTTLEDIKKLAPLQVEGAIVGRALYEGTLDLKDAIAAAGR
- a CDS encoding alginate export family protein; translation: MKFALKILCLVVVAAMLTVPAFAADEKQEAVKTGQQASEQVTQYTGEDIPAPHTHMFYDADWLDKFHNPTEGVELGLDFRFREVYAENYTTLDKDFPAADNYAHYQRYRTRMSGKFNLSPDVDLNTRLVWEFFTWEKPSTRPQSTEFDEVLFDRLNFTFRNAFDMPLTIVVGRQDIILGNGWLVLEGTPADGSRTIHFDAVRATYDLQDEGDKLDLIYVQNYDKENKWLKPFSYNDARHFTQGQDERGAIVYWTNKLGPKAQTEAYYIYKEDRRSPRAAATVPNAEIHTFGGALQDAIDQNWSYRAELAKQFGQKGQTDLNAMAFNGRLKYSFNNECQSAVFMDYEYLSGDRPGTGNDEAFDTLWGDYPQAQRGGDLPIYVWVGESGNLGQMTNFHRLGFGHYFKPHEKWSLETLYNLYWADDNTLAAGATGGGGFPTYGSGRFRGQMFTAYLKYRCCAQLNAHFLVDYFVPGDFYADNSRDHGLFARFNVQYTF